The following are from one region of the Leptolyngbya sp. 'hensonii' genome:
- the def gene encoding peptide deformylase, translated as MSPILNIAQLGDPILRQPAQPIEDIHDLTIQTLIDNLLITLTQKHGVGLAAPQVSQPYQLLIVASHPNARYPQAPEMEPTALLNPHLVAHSDEVVSGWEGCLSVPGLRGLVPRYRAIEVEYTDRQGHFHRQQFTEFIARIFQHEYDHLEGLVFLDRIENNRHLMTDQEYLKQIV; from the coding sequence ATGAGCCCTATCCTAAACATTGCCCAATTGGGTGACCCGATTCTGCGCCAACCCGCTCAGCCAATCGAGGACATTCACGATCTAACCATTCAAACCCTGATTGATAACCTGCTGATCACCCTAACCCAGAAGCATGGGGTTGGCCTGGCCGCTCCCCAGGTAAGTCAACCCTACCAATTGCTGATTGTGGCTTCCCATCCTAATGCCCGCTATCCCCAGGCACCAGAGATGGAGCCAACCGCGCTGCTCAATCCCCACCTGGTAGCCCACTCCGATGAGGTGGTATCAGGTTGGGAAGGGTGTCTGAGTGTACCGGGACTGCGGGGCCTGGTGCCCCGATACCGGGCGATCGAGGTGGAGTACACCGATCGTCAGGGACACTTTCACCGCCAACAATTCACAGAGTTTATCGCCCGCATTTTCCAGCATGAATATGATCACCTGGAAGGGCTAGTCTTTCTCGATCGAATCGAAAACAACCGCCACCTGATGACGGATCAGGAGTACCTGAAGCAAATTGTTTGA
- a CDS encoding HhoA/HhoB/HtrA family serine endopeptidase: MHHHTSSRQGWKPWKTPSTYLLSMMLGAGMMFAGSRWLIPAEAKPVQTDPVIAQIRLPADESGANFIATAVERTGPAVVRIDSARTVKNRIPEPFNDPFFRQFFGSEFQMPPATRVERGTGSGFITTTDGMILTNAHVVDGADTVTVTLKDGRNFQGKVLGTDPVTDVAVVKIQASNLPTVSLGNSDQLRPGEWAIAIGNPLGLDNTVTAGIISATGRTPSQVGVPDKRVGFIQTDAAINPGNSGGPLLNQRGEVIGMNTAIIGGAQGLGFAIPINTARRIADQLITKGRVDHPYLGIQMATLTPELKRNINSDPNSNFEVQDDQGILVVRVIRNSPAAKGGLRTGDVIVRIDNQIVKTADQVQRAVEDSSVGGNLSIEVRRNGRSVALTLQPGAFPVRTADN, from the coding sequence ATGCATCATCACACCTCTTCTCGCCAGGGTTGGAAGCCCTGGAAAACGCCCTCCACCTATCTCCTGTCAATGATGCTAGGTGCAGGGATGATGTTTGCAGGCAGCCGCTGGTTGATCCCAGCCGAAGCCAAGCCCGTCCAGACGGACCCTGTCATTGCCCAGATCCGCTTACCGGCTGACGAATCTGGTGCCAACTTTATTGCAACTGCAGTAGAACGAACAGGACCCGCAGTCGTCCGAATTGATTCAGCCCGTACCGTCAAGAATCGAATTCCAGAGCCCTTTAACGATCCCTTTTTCCGACAGTTCTTCGGTTCGGAGTTCCAGATGCCTCCCGCCACTCGGGTCGAACGTGGCACTGGCTCTGGATTTATTACCACGACAGACGGGATGATTCTCACAAATGCCCATGTGGTCGATGGGGCCGATACCGTCACCGTCACCTTAAAGGATGGACGAAACTTCCAGGGCAAGGTGCTGGGCACTGATCCCGTCACAGATGTGGCTGTGGTTAAGATTCAGGCCAGCAACCTACCCACAGTCTCCCTAGGGAACTCCGATCAGTTGAGGCCAGGAGAGTGGGCGATCGCGATCGGGAATCCCCTGGGTCTGGATAATACCGTCACCGCCGGGATCATTAGCGCCACAGGTCGTACCCCCTCTCAGGTAGGGGTTCCTGACAAGCGAGTTGGCTTCATTCAGACTGATGCCGCGATTAACCCCGGCAATTCCGGTGGTCCCCTGTTGAATCAGCGTGGAGAGGTCATCGGGATGAATACAGCCATTATTGGGGGCGCTCAGGGCCTGGGCTTCGCGATTCCGATCAACACCGCTCGCCGGATTGCCGATCAGTTAATTACCAAAGGCCGGGTTGATCACCCTTACCTGGGGATTCAGATGGCAACTCTGACACCAGAACTCAAGCGCAACATTAATAGTGACCCCAATAGTAACTTTGAGGTTCAGGACGATCAGGGGATCCTGGTGGTGAGAGTGATCCGAAATTCACCCGCAGCCAAAGGAGGCTTGCGGACTGGTGATGTGATTGTCCGGATCGATAACCAGATCGTCAAAACAGCAGATCAGGTGCAGCGAGCTGTAGAAGACAGCTCTGTGGGAGGCAATCTCTCGATCGAGGTGCGGCGTAACGGGCGATCGGTGGCGCTCACCTTGCAACCTGGGGCGTTCCCAGTGCGCACCGCCGACAATTAA
- a CDS encoding response regulator, whose product MSSKTIVAIEDSDEDFAALARIMRQFSLDIEVRRFIDGDEALDYLYRTGSYTTLKNAPPPALILMDLNLPGTDGRDIIHQIKQEDQLKTIPIIVLTTSSNPKDVEICYHYGANSYVLKPMGAQELKRTIRDLFHYWFETTLLPTAASLS is encoded by the coding sequence ATGAGCAGCAAAACAATTGTAGCCATTGAGGATAGCGACGAGGATTTCGCTGCCTTAGCGCGGATCATGCGTCAGTTTTCGCTGGATATTGAAGTTCGAAGATTCATAGACGGGGATGAAGCCCTGGACTATTTATACCGTACAGGTTCCTATACAACCCTCAAGAACGCACCTCCCCCAGCCCTGATCCTGATGGATCTGAACCTGCCCGGTACGGATGGCCGGGACATCATTCATCAAATTAAACAAGAGGATCAGCTTAAAACCATTCCGATTATCGTTTTGACAACCTCTTCCAATCCCAAGGATGTGGAAATCTGTTATCACTACGGTGCCAACAGTTATGTCCTCAAGCCCATGGGAGCTCAAGAGCTAAAACGGACCATCCGCGATCTTTTTCACTACTGGTTTGAAACAACTCTCCTCCCGACAGCCGCCTCCCTCTCCTAG
- the thiC gene encoding phosphomethylpyrimidine synthase, with the protein MRTEWIAKRRGQSNVTQMHYARQGVITEEMQGVAQRENLPPELIREEVARGRMIIPANINHPNLEPMCIGIASRCKVNANIGASPNSSNLGEEVGKLQLAVKYGADTVMDLSTGGGNLDEIRTAIIQASPVPIGTVPVYQALESVHGTIEKLTPDDFLQVIEKHAQQGVDYMTIHAGILMEHLPLVRSRLTGIVSRGGGIIARWMLHHHKQNPLYTHFDDIIEIFKKYDVSFSLGDSLRPGCTHDASDAAQLAELKTLGQLTRRAWEHDVQVMVEGPGHVPMDQIEFNVRKQMEECSEAPFYVLGPLVTDIAPGYDHITSAIGAAMAGWYGTAMLCYVTPKEHLGLPNAEDVRNGLIAYKIAAHAADIARHRPGARDRDDELSRARYNFDWNRQFELALDPDRAREYHDETLPADIYKTAEFCSMCGPKFCPMQTKVDAEALTELEKFLEREKVSQS; encoded by the coding sequence ATGCGAACAGAATGGATCGCGAAGCGTCGCGGGCAGAGTAATGTTACTCAAATGCACTATGCCCGACAGGGGGTGATTACAGAAGAAATGCAGGGGGTGGCCCAGCGGGAAAATTTGCCCCCCGAACTGATTCGGGAAGAGGTGGCCCGGGGGCGGATGATTATTCCTGCCAATATCAATCACCCCAACCTGGAACCGATGTGTATCGGGATTGCTTCCAGATGCAAAGTCAATGCCAATATTGGAGCTTCTCCTAACTCTTCCAACTTGGGTGAGGAAGTCGGTAAGCTGCAATTGGCTGTGAAATATGGAGCGGATACCGTGATGGATCTATCCACCGGTGGAGGCAATCTAGACGAAATCCGGACAGCCATTATCCAAGCTTCTCCGGTGCCGATCGGGACGGTGCCGGTGTATCAGGCGTTGGAGAGCGTCCATGGCACGATCGAAAAGCTGACCCCAGATGATTTTCTACAGGTGATTGAGAAGCATGCTCAGCAGGGGGTGGACTACATGACCATCCATGCTGGGATTCTGATGGAACACCTACCCCTGGTCCGCAGTCGGCTCACAGGGATTGTCTCCCGAGGCGGAGGCATCATCGCTCGCTGGATGCTGCACCATCACAAGCAGAATCCGCTGTATACCCACTTTGATGACATCATCGAGATCTTTAAGAAGTACGATGTCTCCTTCAGTCTGGGGGATTCCCTGCGACCCGGTTGCACCCATGATGCCTCCGATGCCGCCCAGTTAGCAGAGCTCAAAACCTTAGGTCAGCTAACCCGACGGGCCTGGGAACACGATGTTCAGGTCATGGTGGAAGGACCAGGCCATGTGCCCATGGATCAGATTGAGTTCAATGTCCGGAAGCAGATGGAAGAATGTTCCGAAGCTCCCTTCTACGTCCTCGGTCCCCTAGTCACAGATATTGCACCGGGCTATGACCACATCACCTCTGCGATCGGAGCCGCCATGGCCGGTTGGTACGGAACAGCCATGTTGTGCTACGTGACCCCGAAGGAACACCTGGGCCTACCCAATGCGGAGGATGTGCGGAATGGCCTGATCGCCTATAAGATTGCCGCCCACGCCGCTGATATCGCCCGCCACCGTCCAGGAGCCCGAGATCGGGACGATGAACTCTCCCGAGCCCGCTACAACTTCGACTGGAATCGCCAGTTTGAGTTGGCGCTGGACCCCGATCGGGCGCGGGAGTATCACGATGAGACTCTCCCAGCCGACATTTACAAAACCGCCGAATTCTGTTCCATGTGTGGTCCCAAGTTTTGCCCCATGCAGACCAAGGTGGACGCAGAAGCCCTGACTGAGCTGGAGAAGTTTCTGGAACGGGAAAAAGTGAGCCAGAGCTAG
- a CDS encoding response regulator: protein MSPENPPISLLIVDDEPGNFDVIEILLFKESYQLSYVPNGSEALAYLEQHQPDVILLDVMMPGLNGFEVCRHIKAQPQLQHIPVIMVTALNTKEDLAQCLDSGADDFVSKPVNGVELRARVRSMLRIKQQYDALKTLMQVREDLVNMIVHDLRNPLSSITLSCEFLKLLGLDEKPLRKIQQIGIAGQQLQSLIDSLLIMAKLESGKMDLNLLPADLRIIASMALEDFEAIAAQKNIQLINDLPKVEHTVFIDSPIFRRIFDNLLSNAIKFSPSGSQVTLKIDYPVDKQTRISVADLGPGVSKELRQQIFDKFDIGSIIRGAPQTGLGLAFCKMAIEAHGGSIFVEDNQPRGSVFIVEL, encoded by the coding sequence ATGAGTCCAGAAAATCCGCCCATTTCTTTACTGATTGTGGATGACGAACCAGGTAACTTTGACGTTATCGAGATTCTTCTGTTTAAAGAGTCCTACCAATTGAGTTACGTCCCCAATGGGAGCGAGGCCTTAGCCTATCTGGAACAGCACCAGCCCGATGTTATTTTGCTGGATGTCATGATGCCAGGACTCAATGGCTTTGAGGTCTGCCGACACATTAAAGCTCAACCGCAATTGCAACACATTCCCGTCATCATGGTCACGGCCCTGAACACCAAGGAAGACCTGGCCCAATGCCTCGATTCTGGTGCCGATGACTTTGTGAGCAAACCGGTGAACGGGGTTGAATTACGGGCCAGGGTTCGTTCCATGCTGCGGATCAAGCAACAGTATGATGCCTTAAAAACCCTCATGCAGGTGCGCGAAGATCTGGTCAATATGATTGTGCATGACCTGCGAAATCCTCTTTCCAGCATCACCCTATCCTGTGAGTTTCTGAAACTGCTGGGACTGGATGAAAAACCGCTCCGGAAAATACAACAGATTGGAATTGCCGGGCAGCAGTTGCAGTCTTTAATTGACAGCCTACTGATCATGGCCAAATTGGAATCTGGCAAAATGGATCTAAATTTGCTGCCAGCAGATCTGCGGATCATTGCCAGCATGGCCCTTGAAGATTTTGAGGCGATCGCGGCTCAAAAAAATATCCAACTGATTAACGACCTGCCCAAGGTTGAGCACACTGTATTCATTGACAGCCCTATTTTTAGACGGATTTTTGATAATTTACTCTCCAACGCCATCAAGTTCTCCCCTTCCGGCAGTCAGGTAACCCTCAAAATTGACTACCCGGTTGATAAACAGACCAGAATTTCTGTCGCAGATTTGGGACCAGGCGTCAGTAAAGAGCTCCGCCAACAGATCTTTGACAAGTTTGATATTGGCAGCATTATCAGGGGAGCTCCCCAAACTGGTTTGGGACTGGCGTTTTGCAAAATGGCGATCGAAGCCCATGGCGGTAGCATTTTCGTTGAAGACAATCAACCCCGAGGATCGGTTTTTATTGTGGAATTGTAG